From the Halorhabdus utahensis DSM 12940 genome, one window contains:
- a CDS encoding acetate--CoA ligase family protein has translation MGQLDTLFAPERVAVVGATESEGSVGRAVMENLLDGYEGDVVAVNPSSETVFGLDCHDSIADVGGVDLAIVVVPPQIVNGVLEEAGEAGVRDVAVITAGFGEAGSEGAARERDMKAIAEDHDLNLVGPNCLGVLSTRRNMNATFSPKSAIEGNISFMSQSGAFITAVLDWASDHNVGFNDVVSLGNKAVLDEGDFIDYWGEDPETDVILGYLEDIENGRDFIDTAREVTKDTPIVAVKSGRTEAGASAAASHTGAIAGSERAYEAGLEQAGVLRATSVQELFDYATILEDQPMPENDQIAIVTNAGGPGVMSTDAIGDSGLEMATLTDETLEALEADMPDGANIYNPVDVLGDAPSERYEQALDVVLQDPNVGSVVVVACPTAVLSFEKLAETVTDKFEEYGVPMAASLMGGDSAQQANEILGEAGIPSYFDPARGVNGLDALREYAEIREHEYAEPRDFDVDRERAREILERTKERDTNKLGVEAMELLEAYGIPTPQGAIVSDKNAAVEAAKDIPGNVVMKIVSPDILHKSDIGGVEVSVPDDEVASTYDDLIARARNYQPDATILGVQVQEMADLDAGTETIVGINRDPQFGPLVMFGLGGIFVEVLEDATFRVAPVSEPEAEEMIDEIDSAPLLRGARGREPVDEAGVVETIQRISKLVTDFPAILELDINPLVATPDGVVAVDIRATVDQEEL, from the coding sequence ATGGGCCAGTTAGATACGTTATTTGCGCCGGAACGGGTAGCTGTCGTCGGAGCGACCGAGAGTGAGGGCTCCGTCGGGCGCGCAGTCATGGAGAATCTCCTTGACGGCTATGAGGGGGACGTCGTGGCGGTCAATCCGAGCTCGGAGACGGTGTTCGGTCTCGACTGTCATGACAGTATCGCCGACGTCGGGGGCGTCGATCTGGCGATCGTCGTCGTGCCGCCACAGATCGTCAACGGGGTCCTCGAAGAGGCTGGCGAGGCCGGGGTCCGCGACGTTGCCGTGATCACTGCCGGGTTCGGGGAGGCCGGCAGCGAGGGGGCCGCCCGGGAACGGGACATGAAAGCGATCGCCGAGGACCACGATCTCAATCTCGTCGGTCCGAACTGTCTGGGCGTCCTCTCGACGCGCCGGAACATGAACGCGACGTTCAGCCCGAAATCGGCCATCGAGGGCAACATCTCCTTCATGAGCCAGTCGGGGGCGTTCATCACGGCCGTCCTCGACTGGGCGAGCGATCACAACGTCGGCTTCAACGACGTCGTCTCACTGGGTAACAAGGCCGTCCTCGACGAGGGGGACTTCATCGACTACTGGGGCGAGGACCCCGAGACGGACGTCATCCTCGGCTACCTCGAAGACATCGAGAACGGCCGGGATTTCATCGACACGGCACGCGAGGTCACCAAGGACACGCCGATCGTCGCCGTCAAATCCGGACGGACGGAAGCCGGCGCGTCGGCCGCGGCCTCTCACACCGGCGCGATCGCCGGCAGCGAACGGGCCTACGAGGCCGGTCTGGAGCAGGCGGGGGTACTCCGGGCGACCAGCGTCCAGGAACTGTTCGACTACGCGACGATCCTCGAAGATCAGCCGATGCCCGAGAACGACCAGATCGCGATCGTCACGAACGCCGGCGGCCCCGGCGTGATGTCGACTGACGCGATCGGTGACTCCGGGCTCGAGATGGCGACACTGACCGACGAAACCCTCGAGGCACTCGAAGCCGACATGCCGGACGGAGCCAACATCTACAATCCCGTCGACGTCCTCGGGGACGCACCCAGCGAGCGCTACGAGCAAGCGCTCGACGTGGTGTTGCAGGACCCCAACGTCGGCTCGGTGGTCGTCGTGGCCTGCCCCACGGCCGTGCTCTCCTTCGAGAAGCTGGCCGAAACGGTCACCGACAAGTTCGAGGAATACGGCGTTCCCATGGCAGCGAGTCTCATGGGCGGGGACTCGGCCCAGCAAGCCAACGAGATCCTCGGCGAGGCTGGCATCCCGTCGTACTTCGATCCCGCACGCGGCGTCAACGGTCTCGACGCGCTCCGGGAGTACGCCGAGATTCGCGAACACGAGTACGCCGAGCCCCGGGACTTCGACGTCGATCGCGAGCGCGCTCGCGAGATCCTCGAACGGACGAAGGAACGTGACACTAACAAGCTCGGGGTCGAGGCCATGGAACTGCTCGAAGCCTACGGGATCCCGACCCCGCAGGGAGCCATCGTCTCTGACAAGAACGCGGCGGTCGAAGCCGCCAAAGATATCCCGGGCAACGTCGTGATGAAGATCGTCAGTCCGGACATCCTCCACAAATCGGACATCGGTGGCGTCGAGGTCAGCGTCCCCGACGACGAGGTCGCTAGCACCTACGACGATCTGATCGCTCGTGCGCGCAACTACCAGCCCGACGCGACGATCCTCGGCGTTCAGGTCCAGGAGATGGCCGACCTCGACGCGGGGACCGAGACCATCGTCGGGATCAACCGCGACCCGCAGTTCGGACCGCTGGTGATGTTCGGGCTGGGAGGCATCTTCGTGGAAGTGCTCGAAGACGCCACCTTCCGGGTCGCCCCCGTCAGCGAACCCGAGGCCGAGGAGATGATCGACGAGATCGATTCCGCGCCGCTACTCCGTGGGGCGCGTGGTCGCGAGCCGGTGGACGAAGCCGGCGTCGTCGAGACGATCCAGCGCATCTCGAAGCTCGTTACTGACTTCCCAGCGATCCTCGAACTCGACATCAACCCGCTCGTCGCGACGCCGGATGGCGTCGTAGCCGTCGACATCCGGGCGACCGTCGACCAGGAGGAACTTTAA
- a CDS encoding phosphotransacetylase family protein, with product MKPILVTSTEEATGKTAVTLAIAKLADAAGYSVGYMKPKGTRLQSATGKTRDEDPMLARELLGLDSEMHELEPIVYTPTFVQEAIQGREQPDELRDRVLENYEKMAGERDAMVIEGTDRLVTGGIVDLTDADIAEMIDANVVLLSRYDEPEDVDDILAAAETLGDSLAGVLFNAVPDAVFDQLTTDVVPYLENRGISVLGVVPRVQELAGLTVDDLAERLGAEVLTSDAGTDLFVERFTVGAMSAESALTQFRRMQNAVMITSGDRPEIVTAALDASGIKAIILGGGFRPSSAIIGRAEEEGVPILLLQSDTRMVIDRTEDLLQTGPTRSAATVDRMQTLLDDHADVDSLIDNDD from the coding sequence ATGAAACCCATACTCGTCACCTCGACCGAAGAAGCGACCGGCAAGACAGCAGTCACCCTCGCGATCGCGAAACTGGCCGATGCAGCCGGCTACAGCGTGGGATACATGAAGCCCAAGGGCACCCGTCTCCAGAGCGCGACGGGCAAGACCCGCGACGAGGATCCCATGCTCGCTCGCGAGCTCCTCGGGCTCGACTCGGAGATGCACGAACTCGAACCGATCGTCTACACCCCCACCTTCGTCCAGGAGGCCATCCAGGGCCGCGAGCAACCCGATGAACTCCGCGATCGCGTCCTCGAGAACTACGAGAAGATGGCCGGCGAACGCGACGCGATGGTCATCGAAGGGACCGACCGGCTCGTGACCGGCGGGATCGTCGATCTGACGGATGCGGACATCGCCGAGATGATCGACGCCAACGTCGTGTTGCTCTCTCGGTACGACGAACCGGAGGACGTCGACGACATCCTCGCGGCCGCCGAGACGCTCGGCGACTCCCTGGCCGGTGTGCTGTTCAACGCCGTCCCCGACGCGGTGTTCGACCAGTTGACGACCGACGTCGTTCCGTACCTCGAAAACCGCGGCATTTCGGTGCTCGGTGTCGTCCCGCGAGTCCAGGAACTCGCCGGACTCACTGTCGACGACCTGGCCGAACGGCTCGGTGCTGAAGTGCTGACAAGCGACGCCGGCACGGACCTCTTCGTCGAGCGCTTCACCGTCGGCGCGATGTCCGCCGAGAGCGCGCTCACGCAGTTCCGCCGCATGCAGAACGCGGTGATGATCACCAGCGGCGACCGCCCGGAGATCGTGACCGCCGCGCTCGACGCCTCGGGGATCAAGGCAATCATTCTCGGCGGTGGCTTCCGGCCCTCCAGCGCCATCATCGGCCGCGCCGAGGAGGAGGGCGTCCCGATCCTGTTGCTCCAGTCGGACACCCGCATGGTGATCGATCGGACCGAGGACCTGCTCCAGACCGGCCCGACCCGCAGTGCGGCGACCGTCGACCGGATGCAGACGCTCCTCGACGATCACGCCGACGTCGACTCGCTCATCGATAACGACGACTGA
- a CDS encoding dihydrodipicolinate synthase family protein, with product MPNHAPSSGPADPLDLHGVIPPTITAFHDDETVNEAATAAHAEFVVEHGAHAVFPLGTNGEFPLLSATERERVVEVVVDAVGDEVPVIAGVGAPGTRETVRHAERAVAAGADGLVVVTPFYFPLAAEAAVDHYQRVADAVDRPVYVYHIPPLTGNHLSTDAMADIADIDGVAGLKDTSGDVPWLGQVLADNPDLTVLAGHNALLYAGLELGCSGVVSSVSNAFPGLVVDLYEAFDDGDAARAQALQETVRDVVNAFDRGPYMAGVKTALAERDVGFDPGPLRDPLRTMDDGETAAFLEDLASIGLL from the coding sequence ATGCCGAACCACGCTCCATCCTCGGGACCGGCGGACCCACTCGATCTCCACGGCGTCATCCCGCCGACGATCACGGCGTTTCACGACGACGAGACCGTCAACGAGGCGGCGACGGCGGCCCACGCCGAATTCGTCGTCGAGCACGGTGCCCACGCGGTCTTCCCGCTGGGCACCAACGGCGAGTTTCCGCTGCTTTCGGCGACCGAACGAGAGCGAGTCGTCGAGGTCGTCGTCGACGCCGTCGGCGACGAGGTGCCCGTCATCGCCGGCGTCGGTGCGCCGGGCACCCGGGAGACGGTCCGGCACGCCGAACGCGCCGTTGCGGCCGGCGCGGACGGCCTCGTCGTCGTCACGCCCTTCTATTTCCCGCTTGCGGCCGAGGCGGCCGTCGATCACTATCAGCGAGTCGCCGACGCGGTCGATCGCCCGGTGTACGTCTATCACATCCCGCCGCTGACTGGCAATCACCTCTCGACCGATGCGATGGCCGACATCGCCGACATCGACGGCGTGGCTGGATTGAAGGATACCAGCGGCGACGTCCCGTGGCTCGGACAGGTGCTGGCGGACAACCCCGACCTGACAGTACTCGCGGGGCACAATGCACTCCTGTATGCTGGTCTCGAACTCGGGTGTTCCGGGGTCGTGAGCTCGGTCTCGAACGCGTTCCCGGGACTGGTCGTCGATCTCTACGAGGCGTTCGACGACGGTGACGCGGCCCGTGCCCAGGCGCTTCAGGAGACCGTCCGCGACGTCGTGAACGCGTTCGATCGGGGGCCGTACATGGCCGGCGTCAAGACGGCGCTGGCCGAGCGTGACGTCGGTTTCGACCCCGGGCCGCTCCGGGATCCCCTGCGGACGATGGACGATGGGGAAACCGCGGCGTTCCTCGAGGATCTGGCGTCGATCGGGTTGCTGTAG
- the kdgK1 gene encoding bifunctional 2-dehydro-3-deoxygluconokinase/2-dehydro-3-deoxygalactonokinase translates to MTPPRLIAFGESLLRLATPTAEPIETTDTLDVHVGGAEGNVAVAAQRLGLDATWVSKLPATPVGEKVTTAYRTHDVDPAVVWDESDDARLGTYYLEAGAAPRGSQVIYDRAGSSITTATFEELPTAPFTEADAVHVSGITPALSATLVETTSEILSTAKDSGATTVFDVNYRSNLWDPESARETLTDLLPDVDVLFVAHRDAETVLDYDGDAETVAADLHADYDLDLVVVTTGEAGALAFDGERSAHQPVFETETVDAIGTGDAFVGGFLAAWLTDESIPVALEQAAATAALKRTIGGDAATIRPEMVESILDGDVEEISR, encoded by the coding sequence ATGACTCCGCCGCGACTCATCGCATTCGGGGAATCACTCCTGCGACTGGCGACGCCCACCGCAGAGCCGATCGAGACCACCGACACGCTCGACGTTCACGTCGGCGGCGCGGAGGGCAACGTCGCCGTCGCTGCCCAGCGGCTGGGCCTCGACGCGACGTGGGTCTCGAAACTCCCCGCGACGCCCGTCGGCGAGAAAGTAACCACTGCCTACCGGACCCACGACGTCGACCCGGCCGTCGTCTGGGACGAGAGTGACGACGCCCGACTCGGGACCTACTACCTCGAAGCGGGCGCGGCCCCCCGCGGCTCGCAGGTCATCTACGACCGGGCCGGCTCGTCGATCACGACGGCGACGTTCGAAGAACTTCCCACGGCCCCCTTCACCGAGGCCGATGCCGTCCACGTCTCCGGAATCACGCCTGCACTCTCGGCGACGCTGGTCGAAACCACCAGCGAAATCCTCTCGACGGCCAAGGATTCCGGGGCGACGACGGTCTTCGACGTCAACTACCGGTCGAACCTCTGGGACCCAGAGTCGGCCCGGGAGACACTCACCGATCTCCTGCCCGACGTCGACGTGCTGTTCGTCGCTCACCGCGACGCCGAGACGGTACTGGATTACGACGGCGACGCCGAGACCGTCGCCGCCGACCTGCACGCCGACTACGACCTCGACCTCGTCGTCGTGACGACGGGTGAGGCGGGTGCACTCGCCTTCGACGGCGAACGGAGCGCGCACCAGCCGGTATTCGAGACCGAGACGGTCGACGCGATCGGGACCGGCGACGCCTTCGTCGGTGGGTTCCTCGCTGCCTGGCTGACCGACGAGTCGATCCCGGTCGCGCTCGAACAGGCGGCGGCGACCGCGGCGCTCAAGCGGACGATCGGCGGCGACGCCGCGACGATCCGGCCCGAGATGGTCGAATCGATCCTCGACGGTGACGTCGAGGAAATCTCGCGGTGA
- a CDS encoding S1C family serine protease → MTPETSTRRRFLALGGTALASAIAGCSTSLSAPESSPGESPSPSAAGESPETDTAESPYTRVYRETIPSVTTVQTTTGQGTGFQYDEGHVVTNAHVVGTASEAQVRFHDGTWASGPVVGTDPHSDLAVIEPGTVPDSAAPLPFGDQPPTIGREVVVIGNPYNLDGSVTSGIVSGTDRLIPSPAGYQIPDAIQTDAAVNPGNSGGPLMDLDGSVVGVVNSKQGDSIAFGISAALTQRVVPELIESGTYEHAYMGVSLDVVTPRLAEANDLAEPQGLLVVQTVRGGPADSVLQPSSIEYVGGRQVPVGGDVIRAIDGTPMETFEDLASYLALETRPGDTIEVAILRDGDERTVEVTLDARPDRSTSPLR, encoded by the coding sequence ATGACTCCAGAGACATCTACACGGCGGCGGTTTCTGGCGCTCGGCGGAACGGCACTCGCGTCCGCGATCGCGGGGTGTTCGACGTCGCTGTCGGCACCCGAGTCGTCGCCAGGGGAGTCGCCGTCGCCCTCCGCAGCCGGAGAGTCTCCCGAGACGGACACAGCCGAGAGTCCCTACACCCGGGTGTACCGCGAGACCATCCCCTCGGTCACGACCGTCCAGACGACGACCGGCCAGGGAACCGGCTTCCAGTACGACGAGGGGCACGTCGTCACGAACGCCCACGTCGTCGGGACGGCGAGTGAGGCGCAGGTCCGCTTCCACGACGGGACGTGGGCGAGTGGCCCGGTGGTCGGGACGGATCCACACAGCGACCTCGCCGTGATCGAACCCGGGACAGTGCCCGATTCCGCAGCGCCGCTCCCGTTCGGCGACCAGCCGCCGACGATCGGCCGGGAGGTCGTCGTCATCGGGAACCCGTACAACCTCGACGGGTCGGTCACGTCGGGGATCGTCAGCGGCACCGACCGGCTGATCCCGTCGCCGGCGGGCTATCAGATTCCGGACGCGATCCAGACCGACGCGGCGGTGAACCCGGGCAACAGCGGCGGCCCGCTGATGGATCTCGACGGTTCCGTGGTGGGCGTCGTGAATTCGAAGCAGGGCGACAGCATCGCCTTCGGGATCTCGGCTGCGCTGACGCAGCGCGTGGTCCCGGAACTCATCGAGTCGGGAACCTACGAGCACGCCTACATGGGCGTCTCACTCGACGTGGTCACGCCGCGGCTCGCAGAGGCGAACGACCTGGCGGAGCCACAGGGCCTGCTGGTCGTCCAGACCGTTCGTGGTGGCCCGGCTGACAGCGTCCTCCAGCCCAGTAGCATCGAGTACGTCGGTGGACGCCAGGTCCCCGTGGGTGGCGACGTTATCCGCGCCATCGACGGGACGCCGATGGAGACCTTCGAGGACCTGGCGAGCTATCTGGCGCTGGAAACCCGGCCCGGTGATACCATCGAGGTCGCGATCCTGCGGGACGGTGACGAGCGAACCGTCGAGGTGACGCTCGATGCCCGCCCGGACCGCTCGACGTCACCGCTCCGTTGA
- a CDS encoding mandelate racemase/muconate lactonizing enzyme family protein, with protein MPIDYTQLSDPNAEYTMRDLSSETMGVTADRGPRDVEITDVQTTMVDGNYPWTLVRVYTDAGVVGTGEAYWGAGVPELVERLKPFLVGENPLDIDRLYEHMVQKTSGEGSIAGVWLHAISGVEIALHDLAGKILDVPAYQLLGGKYRDDVRVYCDLHTEDEADPQACADEAERVVENLGYDAIKFDLDVPSGHEKDSANRHLSGPEIEHKAEIVRATTERVGADAEVAFDCHWTYTGGSAKRLAEEIEDYDVWWLEDPVPPENHDVQREVTQSTTTPIAVGENVYRKHGQRRLLEEQAVDIIAPDVPRVGGMRETRKIADLADTYYIPVAMHNVGSPIATMASAQVGAAIPNALAVEYHSYELGWWADLVEEEGLIEDGSMAIPEKPGLGLTLDLDAVEAHKVEGETVFDEA; from the coding sequence ATGCCGATCGATTACACGCAGCTCAGCGACCCGAACGCCGAGTACACGATGCGGGACCTCTCTTCGGAGACGATGGGCGTCACCGCCGACCGCGGCCCGCGAGATGTCGAGATCACCGACGTCCAGACGACGATGGTCGACGGCAACTACCCCTGGACGCTCGTGCGGGTCTACACCGACGCGGGCGTCGTCGGGACGGGCGAGGCCTACTGGGGCGCGGGCGTCCCCGAACTCGTCGAGCGCCTGAAGCCCTTCCTCGTCGGCGAGAACCCGCTCGATATCGATCGCCTCTACGAACACATGGTCCAGAAGACCTCCGGCGAGGGCTCGATCGCCGGTGTGTGGCTCCACGCCATCTCCGGTGTCGAGATCGCGCTGCACGACCTCGCCGGGAAGATCCTGGACGTCCCCGCCTATCAACTCCTCGGGGGGAAATACCGCGACGACGTCCGGGTCTACTGCGACCTCCACACTGAGGACGAGGCCGACCCGCAGGCCTGCGCCGACGAGGCCGAACGCGTCGTCGAGAATCTGGGCTACGACGCGATCAAGTTCGACCTCGACGTGCCGTCGGGTCACGAGAAGGACTCCGCGAACCGCCACCTCAGCGGCCCCGAGATCGAGCACAAGGCCGAGATCGTCCGCGCGACGACCGAACGCGTCGGCGCGGACGCCGAGGTCGCCTTCGACTGCCACTGGACGTACACCGGCGGCAGCGCCAAGCGACTCGCCGAAGAGATCGAGGACTATGACGTCTGGTGGCTGGAAGACCCTGTCCCGCCGGAGAACCACGACGTCCAGCGGGAGGTCACACAGTCCACGACGACGCCGATCGCCGTCGGCGAGAACGTCTACCGCAAGCATGGCCAACGCCGCCTACTGGAGGAGCAGGCCGTCGACATCATCGCACCTGACGTGCCGCGAGTGGGCGGGATGCGCGAGACCCGGAAGATCGCCGACCTGGCCGACACCTACTACATCCCCGTCGCGATGCACAACGTCGGCTCGCCGATCGCGACGATGGCCTCCGCACAGGTCGGCGCGGCGATTCCGAACGCACTCGCCGTCGAGTACCACTCCTACGAACTCGGCTGGTGGGCAGACCTGGTCGAGGAAGAGGGCCTCATCGAGGACGGCTCGATGGCGATCCCCGAGAAGCCCGGGCTTGGCCTGACGCTCGACCTCGACGCGGTCGAGGCGCACAAGGTCGAGGGCGAGACGGTGTTCGACGAGGCGTAG
- a CDS encoding FKBP-type peptidyl-prolyl cis-trans isomerase: MTIATGDSVSIEYTGRLEDGTVFDTSRESVAEETELADEQPDREFTPLTVEVGAGQVIDGLEDALIGMEPGDTPTVKIPPEKGYGEWSEERVRTFDPAELSQQLGDEQPEEGMFLQTQDGNLAEITEVTDEVIRVDFNPQLAGETLEFDIEVVSVAN, encoded by the coding sequence ATGACGATAGCTACAGGCGATTCAGTCAGCATCGAGTATACAGGACGACTCGAGGACGGCACCGTCTTCGACACCTCCCGAGAGTCAGTCGCCGAGGAGACCGAACTGGCCGACGAGCAGCCGGACCGTGAGTTCACGCCGCTGACGGTCGAAGTCGGCGCTGGGCAGGTCATCGACGGGCTCGAGGACGCACTCATCGGCATGGAGCCGGGCGATACGCCGACCGTGAAAATCCCGCCGGAGAAAGGCTACGGCGAGTGGTCCGAGGAGCGCGTCCGGACGTTCGATCCGGCCGAACTCAGCCAGCAACTCGGTGACGAGCAGCCCGAGGAGGGAATGTTCCTCCAGACCCAGGACGGCAATCTAGCCGAAATTACCGAAGTAACGGACGAGGTCATCCGCGTCGACTTCAATCCGCAACTCGCGGGCGAGACCCTGGAGTTCGACATCGAAGTCGTCTCCGTCGCCAACTGA
- a CDS encoding putative RNA uridine N3 methyltransferase: MTLNALVPSSLCREAEDKREATRKIGYVARAATVFRVDRLIVYPDPDGAGRWGDGFVETVLRYAATPPYLRKEAWERRDELGCVGVLPPLRVATQTGSGSDDSGSLRQGIVTEVGSDGRVRVNCGMQHPISLAVPGDRTIKEGERVTVRISSRRPVRAKIVDQPPPGYQVDRANLDAALSRPDAGVRIAASRHGQSLTTERLGRLAGTIASAGDMTVAFGAPERGLPAILGVEPGAVDPSTVDELAAAVDAAERNDETVTGSGSDGPRFDLWLNTVPNQGSEVVRTEEAMFATLGPLTLTE; the protein is encoded by the coding sequence ATGACGCTCAACGCACTCGTGCCGTCGTCGCTCTGCCGTGAGGCGGAGGACAAACGTGAGGCGACCCGGAAGATCGGCTACGTGGCCCGCGCGGCCACCGTCTTCCGGGTCGATCGACTCATCGTCTACCCCGACCCTGACGGGGCGGGAAGATGGGGCGACGGGTTCGTCGAAACCGTGCTGCGGTACGCCGCCACGCCCCCATACCTCCGAAAGGAGGCCTGGGAAAGGCGGGACGAACTGGGGTGTGTCGGCGTCCTGCCGCCGCTCCGCGTTGCGACCCAGACCGGCTCCGGATCGGACGATTCGGGGTCGTTAAGACAGGGAATCGTGACCGAGGTCGGATCTGATGGGCGCGTCCGGGTCAATTGCGGCATGCAACACCCGATCTCCCTCGCCGTTCCGGGCGACCGGACGATAAAGGAGGGGGAACGCGTCACCGTCAGGATCTCTTCGAGACGACCGGTTCGCGCGAAGATCGTCGATCAGCCCCCACCGGGCTATCAGGTCGACCGTGCGAACCTTGACGCTGCGCTCTCGCGGCCCGACGCCGGCGTACGGATCGCCGCGTCCCGACACGGCCAGTCGCTCACGACCGAGCGACTCGGGCGACTCGCCGGGACGATCGCGTCGGCTGGCGACATGACAGTCGCCTTTGGCGCGCCGGAGCGCGGCTTGCCGGCTATCCTCGGCGTCGAACCAGGTGCTGTCGACCCGTCCACTGTGGACGAGTTGGCGGCAGCCGTCGACGCGGCGGAACGGAATGACGAAACGGTCACCGGATCAGGATCGGACGGACCCCGATTCGACCTTTGGCTCAATACGGTTCCCAACCAGGGAAGCGAGGTCGTGCGAACAGAAGAAGCGATGTTCGCCACCCTCGGCCCCCTGACACTCACGGAGTGA
- a CDS encoding 50S ribosomal protein L3 produces the protein MPQPSRPRKGSLGYGPRTRATSETPRFNSWPDDEGQPGVQGFAGYKAGMSHVVVINDEPNSPREGMEETVPVTVVETPPMRAVALRAYEDTPYGLRPLTEVWTDEFHEDLDRAIDLPAEQDRDGAEAQIRDALDAGRLGDVRLITHTVPGDLPSVPKNKPDVMETRVGGGSLADRLEHGLELVADGGEYAMTDVFRAGEYADVAGVTKGKGTQGPVKRWGVQKRKGKHARQGWRRRIGNLGPWNPSRVRSTVPQQGQTGYHQRTELNKRLIDFGDEDDVTPDGGFVNYGEVEGNYALIKGSIPGPDSRLVRLRPAVRPNDQPRLDPEVRYVSTESNQG, from the coding sequence ATGCCACAACCAAGCAGACCACGCAAAGGCTCGCTGGGCTACGGTCCGCGTACGCGGGCGACCAGTGAGACGCCGCGGTTCAACAGTTGGCCCGACGACGAGGGCCAGCCGGGCGTACAGGGCTTTGCCGGCTACAAGGCCGGCATGAGCCACGTCGTTGTCATCAACGACGAGCCCAACTCACCGCGGGAGGGCATGGAGGAAACCGTGCCCGTCACTGTCGTCGAAACCCCGCCAATGCGGGCAGTGGCGCTGCGAGCCTACGAAGACACGCCGTACGGCCTGCGACCGCTCACGGAGGTCTGGACCGACGAGTTCCACGAGGACCTCGACCGGGCCATCGACCTCCCTGCAGAGCAGGACCGCGACGGCGCAGAGGCACAGATCAGAGACGCTCTCGATGCGGGTCGGCTCGGGGACGTGCGCCTCATTACGCACACCGTTCCCGGCGACCTGCCGAGCGTCCCGAAGAACAAACCCGACGTGATGGAGACACGCGTCGGCGGCGGTTCGCTTGCCGATCGCCTCGAGCACGGCCTCGAGCTCGTGGCCGACGGCGGCGAGTACGCCATGACCGACGTCTTCCGCGCCGGCGAGTACGCCGACGTGGCGGGCGTCACGAAGGGCAAGGGTACCCAGGGCCCCGTCAAGCGCTGGGGTGTCCAGAAGCGAAAGGGCAAACACGCCCGCCAGGGCTGGCGACGCCGGATCGGCAACCTGGGCCCGTGGAACCCATCGCGGGTTCGCTCGACGGTGCCCCAGCAGGGCCAGACTGGCTACCACCAGCGCACCGAACTCAACAAGCGTCTCATCGACTTCGGCGACGAGGACGACGTCACCCCCGACGGTGGCTTCGTCAACTACGGCGAAGTCGAGGGGAATTACGCGCTGATCAAGGGCTCGATTCCCGGGCCCGACAGCCGTCTGGTTCGCCTGCGCCCGGCCGTTCGGCCGAACGACCAGCCGCGCCTCGACCCCGAGGTACGGTACGTCTCCACTGAATCCAACCAGGGGTGA
- the rpl4p gene encoding 50S ribosomal protein L4 — MQATLHDLDGDAADEIELPDVFETPYRPDLIKNAVLAAQANRKQDHGADEYAGMRTPAESQGSGRGQAHVPQQDGRSRRVPQTVGGRRAHPPKAEADPAPALNDKERKLATRSAIAATADAELVDARGHAFDDETDLPLVVSDDFEDLVKTQAVVDVLEALGVDADIERADDRTVRAGQGTTRGRKYRTPKSVLFVTSEEPSKAARNLAGADVTTAREVNAEDLAPGTDAGRLTLWTESAIAEVADR; from the coding sequence ATGCAGGCAACACTACACGATCTGGACGGTGACGCCGCCGACGAGATCGAGCTGCCGGACGTCTTCGAGACGCCCTATCGGCCCGATCTCATCAAGAACGCGGTGCTTGCCGCCCAGGCCAACCGAAAGCAGGACCACGGCGCAGACGAGTACGCGGGCATGCGGACGCCCGCCGAATCCCAGGGCAGTGGTCGCGGCCAGGCCCACGTCCCTCAACAGGACGGACGCAGCCGACGTGTCCCTCAGACCGTCGGCGGGCGACGGGCACACCCGCCCAAGGCCGAGGCCGATCCCGCACCGGCACTCAACGACAAGGAGCGCAAACTCGCGACCCGGTCGGCGATCGCCGCGACGGCGGACGCCGAACTAGTCGACGCACGCGGGCACGCCTTCGACGACGAGACCGACCTGCCGCTGGTCGTCTCTGACGATTTCGAGGACCTGGTCAAGACCCAGGCGGTCGTCGATGTGCTCGAAGCGCTCGGCGTCGATGCCGACATCGAACGCGCGGACGACCGGACCGTCCGGGCCGGCCAGGGAACGACCCGTGGCCGGAAGTACCGGACGCCGAAGTCGGTCCTCTTTGTCACGAGCGAAGAGCCGTCGAAGGCGGCTCGCAACCTCGCGGGCGCGGACGTAACCACCGCCCGGGAAGTCAACGCCGAGGATCTCGCGCCGGGGACCGACGCCGGCCGACTCACCCTCTGGACAGAGAGTGCGATCGCGGAGGTGGCTGACCGATGA